TACGTCCAGAGTTTAGATGCATTTAGATGACATAGCGAAACCTAAACGTATGTGCTTGTAACATAatgctgcatatactgtataaagggctaattatattaaagggatagcaggactataaattctcctccctgcccagtagatggcaatatgcacattgaatgtgaattgccaaaaacaaaagaagaatatgaaagaggtgatttatagtaaaaaaataaataaataaaaaaaaaaaaagatttgtttctcacccacacctatcgtattgcttctgaagatatggatttaaccactggagtcttatggattactttcaaaatcagaatgagctttattgcaaagtatgctaacacatacaaggaatttgtcttggtgacaggagcttcgagtacacataaatacaaaaaacagcaacaagacttttaaaaaataattaaaattgaataaaaaaatattgaaaagaaaaacgtatatatagaatacacaatagacaaatatatatatatatatatatacacacacgcacacacacgcgcgcacacattATCCTTATATACAgcgcaagggaatgtaatggcagaagtggtaggatgtgttggataatataaaaagactaaactgtgtattgcacattaattattgctcaaagaggcagttttaactgttcatgagatggatagcctgggagaaaaaactgttcctgtgcctgacggttctggtgctcagagcttgGAAACGTTGGCCAgcaggcaacagttcaaaaaggtagtgggcagggtgagtggggtccagagtgatttttccagcctttttcctcaatctggaagagtatagttcttgaagggggggcagggggcaaccaataatcctctcagcagtccaaactgtcctttgtagtcttctgatgtctgatttcgtagctgaaccaaaccagacagttattgaagtgcagaggacagactcaatgactgcagagtagaactggatcagcagcgcttgtggcaggttgaacttcctcaactggtgaaggaagtacaacctctgctgggcctttttcacaatggagtcaatgtgggtctcccacttcaggtcctgtgagatggtagtgcccaggaacctgaatgactccactgttgccacagtgctgtttagaatggtgaggggggtcagtgttggggtgttcctcctaaagtccactatcatctccactgttttgagcgtgttcagctccaggttgttttgactgcaccagacagccagctgtttaacctcccttctgtatgcagactcatcgtcatctcagatgaggccgatgacagtggtgtcgtctgcaaacttcaggagcttgacagaggtgtccttggcgatgcagtcgtttgtgtaaagggagaagagtagtggggagagcacacatccctggggggcaccagtgctgattgtacaggtgctggaagtgaatttcccctgtctcacaagctgctgcctgtctgtcagaaagctggtaatccactgacagatagacgtgggaacagagagttggtgtaatttagtctggagaatagctgggatgatggtgttgaaagccaaactgaagtccacaaaaaggatccttgcatatgtccctggtctgtccagatgttgcaggatatgacacagacctgtttgctcgataagcaaattgaaggggatctacaaagggtccagtgatgtccttcaggtgggccaacaccagtctctcaaatgacttcattaccacagacgtcagggcgacaggtctgtagtcattaagtcctgtgatatttggtttctttgggacaggaataaagattgagcgtttgaagcagcatgggacttcacactgctccagtgatctattgaagatctgtgtgaagatgggggccagctggttagcacaggatctaagacatgcaggtgaaacgcaatctgggccctgtgcttttcttatcctttgttttcgaaagtcgcggctcacatcatcttcacagatcttaagtgcaggttgagtagcaggaggggggaggaggagggttgcaggaggtgttggtgtttgtgtgaagtgaaggtcagagtgtgtgtggtgtgagattgggcctttcaaatctgcagtagaacacattcaggtcgtcagccagttgttggtccaccacagggttgggggtaggagtcctgtaattcgtaagttgtttcatgccactccacactgatgcagggtcgttagctgaaaacttgtttttcagcttctcagagtatcttcttttagccactctgatttccctgttcagtgtgttcctggcctgattgtacaagactttatccccaaacTCTGTaggcatcctctttggcctgacgaagctgagttccgctgtaaaccatggattgtcgttgttaaatgttaaataagtcctagtaggaatgcacatatcctcacagaaatggatatatgatgtaacagtatctgtgagctcgtccaggtctgtggctgcagcctcaagaACACTctaatccgtgcaatcgaagcaggcttgtagttcctgctctgcttcattggtccatctctttacaatccttaatacaggtttagcagattttaatttctgtctgtaggttagaagatgatgaaccagacagagatcagagagtcccaaagctgctctaaggacagagcgatatgcatcctttattgttgtgtaacaatgatccagtatattcctgtctctggtggggcatgcgatgtgctgtttgtatttgggcagttcacatgtgagatttgctttgttaaaatcccaaagaataataataaccgagtccgggtattgttgttctgcgtctgtgatttgatcagccagctgttgcagtgcggcattcaaacacgcgtttggcgcgatatacacactcaccagaataaatgaggaaaactcccgcagtgagtagaaaggcttacagttaataaagagcgcttccaaattaggacagctcatcctctttaacattgttgcatttgtacaccaactttcactgatgtaaaagcatgttccaccgcctctcgttttccccgttaactccgcgatgtgatccactctgaacagcaggaagcccggcagatgtaacgcgctgtccggaatagcttgactcagccaggtttctctgaagcacaaggcagcagaggttgaaaagtccttgtttgtgcaggtaaggagatgtagttcgtccgttttgttagggagagagcggagattcgcaagatgaatgctcagcagcgttgttcgaaagccacgccgacggagcttgatcagcgcgcctgcttgtctcccttgcctgtgtctcatagcgcgtttaaacaacacagccgcgcctccgactaaaatgtcaaacaaaacgtccgaatattccaaatctgggaaaagattgactggtatatgctgttgaatgttcagctgTTCGTCTCTGGTCAAACTGACTGGAGAAAGatcactaaacacaggacaaacaaacaaaaacaacaaaacaatagaagcgctccacaccgaggtggccatccgcagcgccatcatgctgcctttatgtgctttttttaccttcaaagttctggccaccactcacttgTATTgcatgaaccaacagagctgaaatatgcttgtaaaatctttgtttgcgttcagcagaagacagaaagtcatacacatcttggatggcatgggGGTGGATAAGAATTgtacattttaggtgaactatccctttaacagtatgAAGGCACAAATAACCACACAGTGTTCTATAAAAATTgattaattttgattttgaattctGCTCATAAGACCTACTCGTACTACAATGGTGTATTTTGAAGTACCttagagtaccatgtaaatatcacAGTTGCAAATACATAATTACAGTATTTATCCAGTACCATGACATTTCccaaattaccatggtattactatctgaGAGCACCTCTGTACAATGGTAATGCCAAATaactttttttgtaagggtatggtTATTAGTTAAATACTGAGTATTAAATAACACATAACTCACATGCACCCTGAAGTATTAATTTAAAAGGACCTCATTTCAAACTATTTTTAGATTCAGAGTTGGCAACTTGAGATGTCCACTGACTCAAGGTCAAAACTTAAGATTCAGAGTTACACTTAGCATTCAGAGAGTGTTAGAAACAATAAAACGTCTctatttaataaacaataattgCACGAGAAACAACTAACCGACCTTCTCAGCCTTGGCGAGATAAAGCCACAGTTTCCTCCATGTGCTGAATTTCTTTCTATCACTGAAGTTAAAGGCCATCTCTTTGCTGGCGTACCGGGACACCAGCGGTGAGCGGTACTTCAGGAACTCGTCCCCGGATCCCTCCATGCTTGCAACGAGTCAGTAACACCGAAGGATCAAACTCTCTCCAGGCTGTCTTCCACAAGTTTTTGCGACAGTTATAATAAGTTGACGGCAGAAGCTCGGATTGCGTCACGACGGTTTTACGTAAACGGTAAGAGATTGAATTGTGATGTTGATATATTTTGTACATTCTGTGGTCTGCAGGCGGAaacattttctaatttattttGGAGTTGTACCTACTCGACTTGTTTTCGGTCTGTTTTCTGCACGATTGTTAGAGATCATGTCATTCCCAGCATTCAACTTTTTCATAAGgaatattatttgattaatttgctGCTTTTGTTAGCAAAGTTTAGTATTCATAAATGTAAGTATGGTGGTTATAAACCATTATTTTCACATAAGAACAGTTTCCAATTTGAGAAACAAGAAAGCTGTAAAGTGTATTGAAATATGTAAacaatttgatatttttatttaaactgtttatttatttattttttcctttttgtcttttgttgtttgttttaataTACCTCCTGGCTATTGTTGTAAAAGTTTTGTAagcattaatacaaaaaaaataaaaagaggcgGCACAGTTGTATTTTTCCAGCTGCGCAAACTGCAAGCATGAAGGGAAACGACTAGCTGATGTCATAGctaaatgctcattggcttaaacaactgtgatgaaaaacaaataacaaaaaagcactgaaaacatgtaaagttttaaaagaactaaattgtatataaaataatgtgTCTGGCAATGTAACTTATATTATTATGGTGACTATGTATAAATACCTCTTGTTTTATCGCAttgaaggaataataataatttttttttaaatgtttgtaaaaaaaaaaaaaaaaaaaaaggcactgtgGGGTTTTAACGCCCTCTAGGTTTAGGGCTCTCTCGCTTTATTTGaaaagggtatagctgcaggcattgctccaaaaagaggcgtgagctccaaatcgccactgaagatatagggagccctaacctaaccctttccctaaccttaacagtGAGTGGAAGtggcgcccccttttggagtaaccccgccctcttttggagatctcGCCCCTGTTTGAGGTTTCTGGACTGCAGATATACCTACTTGCTTTATTTAAGGTGAATATGGGCAACGTGGGATACTTTTGGATATTTTACTTTTTCCTGGCACTTTTAATTTTGATCCAAATGCCATATGACCTGACATTATACCTTTATAGAAAGTTAGGATGTCTCCTACCCTagtcaaaatgaaaaaataagaaatactgGCAAAGAAGAACTTTTGAAGACCCTCTTCTGACCAAATCCCACTTTTTTTTTCAGGCAGTACTGGTAAAATGGGACACTTCATTCATTCACTTCACTTAATTCCAGCTAGACAGGGGCCTGTAGGCTACTTGAATGTAGTTTATtgtaagtttttattttgtatgcaGCAAATGCTTGCATAAAGATTTAAATATCCACTTAAGTCAACTTAAATGAAAAAATTCAAGTCGTTTAAGTCAACTTAAAATACCATTAAAATTAAccatttgtaatgttttataatattagtGTAAAACATTATGTAAATACAGGCAAAAAATTGCCTCTGAAAAAGACAAACACAGTtcagcatttaaatatttttataattttgctCGCAAAAAAACTATAAACTCAAGGATTAATATAAAACACCAGAAAGCATGCACATCCACTACACAAAGTGGTGCTCAAGTGAACAAATcattaaaaaagggaaaaataggctacatttatttgtattttatatttttgctacATAAAGATTAGAAGAgaacaaatgtaaataatttagttTTCTTTAATTGCAAAACACTGCATTGTGCACGCCACAACATTGCACTAAACTGCCATTTATTCATTTGTAAGTTAATAAACTCAtaacctcatgggggctgccatgttagaatcacatgaccaacataatactacttgcttaatcagcaaataaataaataaattgtttatacTTAAGgctacattacaaattacacaaaagTCAAAGTGGCTGAAGATGCACAGCTTTTTTGAAAGCTTTAATTACgtaaaagacaaaatatacattataaaagtAAGAGAAGATAAGGACAACAGAAAAATTACATAAGGCAATAGGGATAGGGAGACATAAATATCCATAGGGATATAGTATAATGTTTTTTATAGTAGGCCTTTAGTAAAtagtattacagtttttctcaatcgctttggctcagttctcaaatgagaattattttttttcaaaacaataagttcaaatctctgaacaattagtttcttgttaacaccagatttgaatttcttattcatttaagcaatttgcacgtgttttggcacatgtgtgcaaaagagtaagtacagctGTCTACAATTTGcgcaataactaaatgcacatggctagCTGATCAAAAcagatgagttgattctcagtgaaattgtcatactcttcacatcttctgaacattctttcatcgtgtgagccaccGCATGCAAAATTATCCATTTAATTATCataatctgtcagacatacatgtagtatattccataaatatctatgacatgtttgtgatgtctgctaaatctctggccagaccaacaagagcgacaggatgcccaccaagaagatgggaacttgtagtgtcatgtactgtgaggaggtacaattgATAGATTTTTACAGAACTACCACAGGTTTTATCATTGTTGcagggttttttgttttgttttttgcatggatgtcattttgtggcaattttctgttcactatatatgactttacatgtaagaaatgtgtaaaaatggacatgcaaatgtgaattttctgtttacatgtaacacattgctacaaaaataaatgtactgcaTACAAGTGTGAATATCCTTTTTCtatgtactacagtattgtacagtattgactttcccagtaaacttttacctactgttgaaatcagtatctaaaaagctcagtgatataatagcattcagctagacaaaactgacattcttgtatagtagagcaaaaatgaaatttgtatataacaaacatttccagggttgactgccatggtgaaaacaCATCTAAAcatttgaccagtacggctcacatgatgacaaaatttattttcattttggtggcattggtcaatttactgacacaataactaggttttgaagcatgaattaaatgttttgggtgagttactacattttgcagacatgcagtgGAGTTTTGATGTCCCATAAAACggttgcacttacagtttagagaatgttaagactgtttcaaaaaatgggCCAAAGCGACTGAGAAAAATTGTAAGATAAAATTTCGACGTAAGACACACTACATATATATTGgacagtatatattatattgtatatgatatatttactgtattatatatatatatatatatatatatatatatatatatatatatatatatattacataaggTCTctgaaaaaaatgataaaatctaATTCGATAGGGATTTAGGgctcagaaagacagacagacagatgatagatagatagacagacagacagacagacagacagatagatagatagatagatagaaaacaaTCTCAACAGATGCAAGGATCTGCAACAGTCCGGAAATTCCTTTGCTTTGGGTTTACTCCCTCTAGTGTTTCAATGCGGATGTTTATAGGTCATACTGCAGATTCAGGTGGGCAGGAATGATTATGATACTTCCATGTTGTCATTGGTCTAACGACAGCCTTTGCAACACCCCTAACCTCAGCATACACAACAAATGCATACAAGCCCCTGTCCCATCTCCCTCTGATTCACCGTAAGATTGTGCTTGGAAGAATTGTGGTCGGCTGTTTACGGTATCACTCAGCTGAACTCACCCCACTAACTCTCTTACGATGATAATCACACGCCACCtcatctgtctgtcactcttaaTTCTCTTTCTTATGTCTCTTTCTCTGCTCCCTAATTGTGTCTCTGTCTCCTAGCACTCTCCCACTATCTGCTTGTATCAtttcatgaaagaaagagagagcagaACAGAAGCAGAGAGAAGGATTGCGAGGGTAGTGTTATCAGGAAGCCagtgggagagggagagaaagagagagtaggAGGGAGATAAGAGGGGTGTAAGCCATGTTTTGAGCACAGGCAACTGGCCGCtaagacaaaaaagaaagagtgagagagaaggagagaaagtGCGAGAATAGGAGACAAACGCCAGCAAGACACAAGATGGCTACAGTCTCTTCTGATTTAAATGCTGGTAAGTGGCATTAAATATTCATTTCAATCCATCTCATTGGTATGTCAGACACTCTTCCAATTcccgcacactcacacacagctgAATCACTTCCCCTTTGTATTTCATGTGCTTCCTGGGTCTCTGAGGCTTTCTAATGCAGACAGGAATCTCTCAGCTGAATCTAGATGAGTTTTGCATCATAACATGAAGGTGTAGATATCTATAGATATGTCATTGAGTCTGATCTCAGATTCTTTATTCTGGAGATGTTAgccagaatgacagcctcagtcaccattcacttccattgcatctttttccagacagtgaaagtgaatggtgactgaggctgtcattctgccaaacatctccttttgtgttccacaatatgacagtgagtaaatgataacaacattttcatttcGGAGTATAGTTTCCCTTTAAAAATGAGATCATAAGAATGTTGTTTATGATTATATAGTGCAGAACTATGTGTTACAGTACCAGAATTAATTTTATATTCTAGAGCCATTGAggaagggttttttgattttgtcaacgaTAAAGAAGACGAGACGAAAAAGACGAATCATGATCAAAATCAAAGGTTTTAATTAATGCATACTgctgatgaaaatatgacaagaaaaaaataatactgcaagatattgaCAAAGCactaatactgtattttatttatttatttattttaataaaataagaatCTAGAAAAGATTGATTCAAATAATCTAGTCATAGTACAGTATGTTAGGGATTTCCAcacttacattttaaacatattaatctttaataaatttgatacatgtttaaataattgtaagtagtttatacgatttttttaaatatttgaatattttgtgttACAGTCTGAtacatatttttgtcattttgtacatTATAGTGAACtcaaatatgttatttttgttgactaaaattatataccattttagtcagagtaaaatggACTAAAAGTAATGAAAATGGCAAGATGAAATATTgtctaaatttaaaggacaatttcatcaaaagacaaaaaaaatatgaCTAAAATTAAAATTTGTGAAAATTAACCCTGGGTGTAGACGAtgagaaaaatatctaaacatcctttaagcAAGATAAATTGACTTGAAAAgttattaagtcttgttttcagagaaatctaacaaaatttagtgagatttatacttaaaacaagaaaaaaaaactatttgccagtgggttaaaaaaaagaaaaaaaaagatttttttctgaataataaaaaaaaaaaaaaaaacacttaattgtaagtgaaaacaagtttatttttcttatcccattggcaaatattttttaagcataaacctcactaaattctgatatatttctctaaaaaacaaGACTATATATCTTACATAATTTTGCCTCTtttttgtgtcttgttttaaggatgtttagatattattactggaaaacaagacaacgatactgagtaagaaaatttTGCAGTGTGGATATAATCTGCATTGACTGGACTGTACATTGCTGTTAAATATACATAGTTTTAACTTTCATCTCTACTTTTTAAAAGTAGAGGGACCTTGCCTACCCATACGGCGCCTGTTATTGCTGGGGTTTCAAGGCTCCGGTAAAACCTCAACATTGAACACCATCTTGAGTCAAGTGAAAACCCCACCTGACCATTCCCAAACAGAGCAACATCAGCACTGTGTAGAAATACTCAAATGGAGACTGTTGCTCATTGACACCCCTGGATGGCAACTGGAAACTGGAGATACAACTGACGAGGGGCACTCAGAGAACCAGCAATTCATTACTGATCAATGCTCTCCTGGTCCCCATGCAGTTTTGCTGGTGGTTCCCATTGGAACCCCGTTCACTGAGCACCACTGGCAAGGTTTGTGGTGTCGGGTCAGGGCTCTGGGAGCAGGAATATGGAGGCACACCATGGTTTTGTTCACCTGTTTGGACCAGTTGTCGCAGGACAAGGGAGTGGAGGAATTTATTGTGGATGGAGGGGCGGCGCTGCAGAGGCTTGTGGAAAGGTGTGGCTGCAGGTACCACACCTTGGATAACACCTGCTCGGACAACGGCACTCAGGTTGCCGAGCTTCTGCAGAAAGTGGAGGAAATCGTGCAGGAGAATCAGGGCTGGTTCTTTGAGATGGAGAAGCCAAACCTGATGTTCGAGGATGAAGAGTTTCAGGAGGAAAGAGAAGGTGATGGAGTCGCAGAAGTGGAGAAGACACCAGCAATGTTTAGATCTCCACCAAGAGGTTGGTTTCTGTccgtagagcgcaacagtctggttctggaagtagaAATCCTATTCATTTATTTCCTTAGGGAAtagattttcaatgataacttataaacctttcaagaccatgagctccgagattgttaatcaatggtatatgttttttttaagccatcagtccacgttattttgCAACCTAGTCTAACCAAATCAGTTACTTACTACGTTTCAGTAGTTCGTaaattaatgtaatcctgcagtgaggatagaataaacatatgtggcttgctgtccctggcggagggctcgagacttgacctgagcttGAATGCATTTGCATTACCTAACCATCTACAATTACAAGCTAATTCCCACATGATTAtgttgcacggtagctcaactgatgtgAAAAACCAGGGTACAAGTCCAGTAAAGCATGAGTtgacgtgagccaaaagtgtcataggagCACCACAAAATGGTGTGGTTTCTTAAGCAATtgcattttcatctcacatttgcatttatgACACGATCGGTTAGGTTCAGGTGTTGGGTTTAGcgtacagtttttttatttaaaacttcaAAAACAGATGTGATTTCAGGCTCAATAATGTCacactttttatgacactgttggtaggtttaggtttaaggttcagGTTAGGGTGGTAGATTTTGTTAATCTACAATTCTGTTGAGCATTAgaggtagagcatggtgctagcaatgccaagatcatgggttcgattcccagggaacacacaaactgatacaatGTATAAGTTGAATGTAAAGTATACACATTACCTTGAATGTAAGGTATACactttaagtcgctttggataaaagcatctgccaaatgcataactgtaaatataaatgaaTCTATATCtaaatttaactcacttttagaggCACACAGTGGACATCTCATGACAAAATGCTgagatacgtgtaatgaaccatgtaatgttattttgcaaaaatgttgccacagttacgtaattttcatgagattaggccATCATTTCAACttcaaaatcatgtttgataggtAATTTTTGGTGAGAAACTACACTACTCATAAATCCTGAAGGGATAATCACAGccaaacaaagtgcgccaaacaaGCTCTGCAGCAATAACCCACTTCCTTGTgttgggctttactggttgtttagatcagtgttactatcagaaataattaataattatttctgtaattattaattaatatttaaattaattaattggatctaactcattaaaacctcatatgggactccagtaaatgtagtgtgctacgtttaggagcaagtttggttattagcaataatgaataattatcaaagataattactaattattaaaatcaatagaacattgatgagaatcaatgttagctttttttaatcctttaaaatcaacaattatcaaagataatcgttaattgttaacatcgatgaaacattaattaaaattaacactagcttattgatcattcaaattcaacaatcatcaaagataattgtcaattatcaaaaatcaatagaatattaataaggattaacattgacggggcaccaccctggaattagggactaataaccaaatagtaaaacagtctcaatattagattgttttcttaggaaaatcggcatccgaagaatatcgattttcgggaaaaaaaacaatgaatgaaggtttgaatccaagcactgacatcccgtcagcatgacacaggtgtatgcaaaaccaaaacaaaccaaaacacttctctttgtaaaataaacaaagtttatttatgcagtaatatcaattaataattaatacaatgcagtcaataaacttccgacttacaa
This portion of the Myxocyprinus asiaticus isolate MX2 ecotype Aquarium Trade chromosome 14, UBuf_Myxa_2, whole genome shotgun sequence genome encodes:
- the LOC127451403 gene encoding GTPase IMAP family member 8-like isoform X1, with amino-acid sequence MATVSSDLNAVEGPCLPIRRLLLLGFQGSGKTSTLNTILSQVKTPPDHSQTEQHQHCVEILKWRLLLIDTPGWQLETGDTTDEGHSENQQFITDQCSPGPHAVLLVVPIGTPFTEHHWQGLWCRVRALGAGIWRHTMVLFTCLDQLSQDKGVEEFIVDGGAALQRLVERCGCRYHTLDNTCSDNGTQVAELLQKVEEIVQENQGWFFEMEKPNLMFEDEEFQEEREGDGVAEVEKTPAMFRSPPRELRLLLVGWRGAGKSSAGNVLLGCRVFESGRPTEVSVRRQAFVAGRRLTIVDTPGWDWFSVQRTPSNVRKEIRQGAGLLHPGPHALLLVIPVVSTLTPKKRQALKSHLEMFSEEACLHTLVLFSCGDWLYGTSIEDHIQQNGGELLKLMKHCWNCYHVLDCTKANQDRTQVTELLQKIEEMVAENGQKPFLPVKLNQELDEEETSGRCIMQ
- the LOC127451403 gene encoding GTPase IMAP family member 8-like isoform X2, which codes for MATVSSDLNAEGPCLPIRRLLLLGFQGSGKTSTLNTILSQVKTPPDHSQTEQHQHCVEILKWRLLLIDTPGWQLETGDTTDEGHSENQQFITDQCSPGPHAVLLVVPIGTPFTEHHWQGLWCRVRALGAGIWRHTMVLFTCLDQLSQDKGVEEFIVDGGAALQRLVERCGCRYHTLDNTCSDNGTQVAELLQKVEEIVQENQGWFFEMEKPNLMFEDEEFQEEREGDGVAEVEKTPAMFRSPPRELRLLLVGWRGAGKSSAGNVLLGCRVFESGRPTEVSVRRQAFVAGRRLTIVDTPGWDWFSVQRTPSNVRKEIRQGAGLLHPGPHALLLVIPVVSTLTPKKRQALKSHLEMFSEEACLHTLVLFSCGDWLYGTSIEDHIQQNGGELLKLMKHCWNCYHVLDCTKANQDRTQVTELLQKIEEMVAENGQKPFLPVKLNQELDEEETSGRCIMQ